The DNA sequence aaaaaaaaaaaaacaaaccggaactgaaccggaaccggcccggatgaaccggaaccggcgaaaaaccggcggttattaaccggaaccggaaccggaaccgccggttaaaccggaaccggaaccgtcgTAGCcgggccggttacggttcaagCATGTcatgaaccggaaccgccggttccgaaccggaaccgccggttttacGAACCGTGGCCACGTCTAAGGTATGCGAACCCAGTGGCTCGTTGGCTAGCCACTATATTCCGAAAAGTTAACAACGACTTGCTTGCAAGTGTTTGTAttcggttttaaaaattttaatttcaaattttttggtGCATCTCATGTTCCTTTTATTGATGTGTGTATTGTAAAGCGTATATTAGTCGGCCCACaagaagattaatatttggcaCGAGATACACACATACCTTTAGTGATAATTACGTGACAATTATTCAGCTTTCGTGTAAGTAATGTGGGATGCCCACAGGTGGACTATTTAACATGATCTTATTGTCAGTGTTTGATCATTATATAGAGAATACCACTTACAAATTCACATTATTGTCAAATTACTTATTGTGAATATTGTGCTCGGTACCTCGATATGGTTTACTAATGTTCAAATAGATTAGTCGAAATAAGACGTTGCAACAGTAACCTCTCTTGTCTAGACTTCTTTACTGCGAATGTTAGGACGgcaagtgtgtgtgtattttaatgcggATATTAGTCGACCCACGGGAAGATTAATGTTTGGCACGAGATACACACATACCTTGGTGATAAATACGTGATGATTATCCAGTTTTTATGTGAGTAAATGTGATGCCCACATGTGGACATTGCTTGACATGATCTTATTGTCAGTGTTTGATCACTGCAAAAGGTTACCACTTGCAAGTTCATATTACTGTCCACAGActtgatttgaatattgtGCCGGTACCTCGAGATGCtaccattttatttgaattttatgatgtgAGCACGAcaattaatttggttttgttctcTATTCAATTGTGATGTCTGCTTCTGCAGTTTCTTCCAACATGAACAATATGTTAGTGTTGAATGGGTCAAATTTTAAGGATTacaaagattatattttgattgctCAGGGTTGCATGGATCTAGATTACGCGCTAAGGATTGAGCAACCTACTTCTCCTACGGACTATAGTATTTCTTATCAAAGGAGAAACTATGAGAAGTGCGAATACTCTAATCGTGTAAGTCTACTGATCATTAGGTGTAACATCCCAGAAGCCTTTCGAGGCACTGCATCAAAGTATATCATTACGGCCAGTGAATACCTTGCTAAAATTAAGGAACGTTTTGCGAAAAACGATAAGGTTGAGACAAGCATGCTTGATCTCAATAAAGTATATAAGGGCAAGGGTAACATAAGGGAGCACATTATGAAAATGTCTCACGTAGCTTCACTTAAGCTTGAATTCTAAAGAATTGTTTGTGCATTTGGTGTTGCACATCTGGTCAGTAtctcaagaaataaagtaaagggCGTTAAGAAAAAGTATATTGAGAATGCTGCTATGGGTACACGTTAATCACAAAAGTAACAACATAAGGATAACGatagttgtttcttttgtgatAAACAtggatatataaaaaaaagaattgtagATATCACGCATGGCGTGCAAAGGAAGTTACAATTCTTGTTTTGGTCTGTTCTGAAGTTAATTTGGCTTCAGTCCCTAATGATATTTTGGTGGGTAGTTTTTGGTGCTACTGCTCACATAAGGTTATCAATGCAAGGTAGAAGTATAGACTATTGGGCATTGTAGATTGTTATTAAAGACtataatttttggttttgaatgATACTTTATTGTACTGTTTTTTagacaaaatttgatttttatttctgCTTTGAACAAATTTGGTTTCTCTTGTTCAGAAATAGTAAACTTATTCCTTCAAATAATTCTAGTATTGTGGGCACTGTTTCCTTAAGTGCATATAACAATCTTTGCATGCTCAATTATGTTACTTCATATTCAGAAACTTTACATGTTGAATCAAAAGGGActaagcaaattaaataatgaaaatttgattaatttatgaCAAAAGTGTTTTGGttatatctcaaaataaaggatTGTGAGACTTGTGTCAGATGTTATATTGAATACACTTGTCTTTTCAGAACTTGATTTGTGTGTTCAATGTATCGAAGAAAAGCAGATCAAGCATAAGAAATTAGGTGTCAATAAAGCTATACATTTTAGAATTGATATATACGGACATTTGTGGTTCATTCCCTTCGGTTTCTTGGAatgatcaacaatattttatatcattcataGGCGAATATTCTTATTTGGGCACCTAcatttaatctattaaaaGTCCGTGGCTTTaaacaagttcaaaatattcagGGCTGATGTTGAGCTCCAACTCAACAAAGGCATTAAAAAAGTCAAATCTGACCGTGGTGGCTAATACTACGATAGAAATGACTGCTCAGGTGAACAATGCCAAAGACCTTTTGCTAAATGGGCGAATTTTTTGCCGTGTTCGAAACTCGCTCTAAACTATTTCCATAATTCGGCATTGGGTACCTCCCCATTTCGAGCATTGTATGGCAGACATCTGCCATCTTTGGTGGCTGCTAAGCCCACAGCAACGACTCCACCAGCAGTTGCTGACTTGATTGAGCAGCGTGGAGCGCTTTTGGTCGAGCTGCGTCGAAATTTGGAGAAGGCTCAGCAGAGGATGGCCGATGTGGCAAACCGCCGCAGGGATGTATCGTTTGAGGTAGGCGATAAGGTACTTTTGAAGCTACAGCAATATCGCCAACACTTAGTGGCGAAGCCTCTTTCGGCAAAACTAGCTAGGCATTTTTTCAGTCCATTTGAGGTAACGGAGAAGGTGGGACCAGTGACGTACCGCTTAAAGCCACCAGAAGGATCCCGCATACATGACGTTTTCCATGTTAGTTTGCTGAGACCTTTTGTGGAGGGTGCTACGAGCTCTACGATTACCGAATTGCTGAAGGAATTTGTTGGTTCACGTCCGGTTATGCAACCGGTAAAGATATGGGATCAGGCCTTGGTACAGTGGCCAGTCGAGGGAGAGAAGTCCTGCACTTGGGAGCCATTAGAGGAGGTACGCAGGCGTTTTCCATTcctccttgaggacaaggagCCACTTATCGGGGAGGGGATTGATACGAGTATGGAGACGCAGGACACACTGAGGTCCGAGGAGGAGATACAACCAGCTACTCAGCAGCTTGGGACGAAGGGTGAAGGAACCAACGTCAGGGACGAACTGTGGAGAGGAGCCCGAGACCGCGACGGAGAGTTCGGACGCCCGCACGCTACAAAGACTATGTGATGTATTAGTAATTagttgatatttattttggagtttatgttttcttacttaatattattatattctctTTAAGAAACAATTAGATATTAATTAGTTGAGTCGAGCGAATTATAAGCTccttttcgggttttcttcgTTGGTTCTTACCCGGAACGTAAAAGAGAGTCGAACCAATCCTAGGGTCCttaatctataaatagggAATCATTATTCATCAATAATATCAGAGAAATTATCCCTAaacttttatcttttattttccgcTTTCCTTacgcttttttttttcataaaccTTAGTTAGGGTTCGCTTGGTTGCTCGACGGATTTCAATCCGCGAACAGACCTATTATCCCAACGATACGATCCATCATCGTATCAAAATTGCATATTctcgtgggacggagggagtatgtcgCTAGAATTGTGACATAAAAAGTAAGAGGATTTGACGAATATGTCTAATGGGTGAAAAATAGTTAGAGAtgtgtgataaaaaaattagagataGAAACTTTGGTTATCTCGTTAAAAGCAGTGTTGGTATTGTAAAGAAATATGGAAGCAAAAAATATAGAGGAAGACAAGAGAGTACAGAGAACCGTAAACTTTTATTGCTCTGTTAATTTGGAGATAGATAAATGACAACAACTACAAAgtataaatagagaaaatgaaacCCATAAAATTCTAACtaactaataactaaatcAGCTAAATAGAATACCACTAACTAAAACACAAAAACGTAAATCCTAAATAAATGGAACAGAACTTGGACTACTTCAACTCACTCGTAAGTTTCACTATTTTCAACACTCCCCCTTAGTGAAAACTTACTATCAACAACGCCAAGAGCAGCTCGGAATTCTTCAAGTTTAGCTCGGCCAAGTGCCTTCGTAAAAATGTCAGCAACTTGATCTTCACTTCTTATCTTCTGCAAATCGATCTCTTGATTCAAAACCTTTTCCCGAACAAAATGATGATGCACTTCAATGTGTTTTGTTCGAGCATGGAACACTGGATTTTCAGCAAGCTTAATAGCACTTTCGTTATCACAACGTATCAGAACCGGATACTTCAAGTCATAGAAAATTTCTTGGACAAGCCTCTTGAGCCAAACATACTCTTGAACAGCCATAGATGCTGCCACATATTCAGCCTCGCAACTTGATAGGGCAACCGTGTTTTGCTTTTTGCTGCACCACGAGATTGCTGCTGATCCTGTATCGAAACAATACCCTGTTGTTGAGCGTCTATCATTTATATCACCAGCCCAATCTGCATCTACAAAACCACTCAATAAGAATGTAGTTCCTTGTTTATAATGCAGTCCAAAATTCAGAGTATTCTTGATGTAGCGAAGAATTCGCTTTGCTGCAATCAGATGAGGCTCTCGCGGCTCTCCCATAAACTGAGATATTACTCCGACGGAGAAAGAAATGTCAGGCCTTGTGATAGATAAGTAGAATAAACTACCAACAAGCTGACGAAAAAGTGTTGCATCTTCCAACAACTTCTCTTCATCTTTAGCTAACTTCAAGTATGATTCCATAGGAGTAGTCATTGGCTTTGAATCTCGCATACGAAAACGATCCAATAAATTTGAAGCATATCCTTGCTGCGAAACAAAAAATCCATCTGACTTTGTCACTTCTAGGCCAAGAAAACAGCTTACTTCTCCCAAGCTTTTCATATCAAAACGAACAGACAAAGCCTCTTGAAGACGAGCAATTTCAGTATCATTATTACCCGTAATAACCATATCATCCACGTAGAGAAGAACCATTATACAAGAAGAAGATGTTTTCTTGATAAATAAACTGAAATCAGTTTCAGAAGACTTATAACCACAAAATTCAAGATATTGAGCAATTTTACCATACCAAGCACGCGAAGCTTGCGTGAGGCCGTACAAGGACTTCTTAAGACGACACACATAGTCAGGAAACTCTTTCGAAATGAATCCAGCAGGCTGctccataaaaatatctcaatccAAGTCTCCATAGAGAAATGCATTCTTCACATCTAGTTGCCAAAGTCTCCATCCTTTACAAGCAGCTAGCGAAATGATGGTTCGAATTGTTGCCATTTTAGCAACGGGACTGAAAGTCTGATCATAATCCTGACCATATTCTTGAGAAAAACCACGAGCAACGAGACGAGCTTTATAGCGATCAATTGTGCCATCAgcctttttcttcaatttgacTACCCATTTGCAAGTAATAGGTTGGATATCTTTTGGCCTCTTAACAAGTTCCCATGTGCAGTTCCTAATTagagccaaatattcctcttTCATTGCAGCTACCCATTTAGGATCGTCTTTAGCATCATCATAAGANNNNNNNNNNNNNNNNNNNNNNNNNNNNNNNNNNNNNNNNNNNNNNNNNNNNNNNNNNNNNNNNNNNNNNNNNNNNNNNNNNNNNNNNNNNNNNNNNNNNGTCAATGTCAAATAAGAAGCTAGAAGGCCTATTCGTGCTTTGTCTTAAAGCTGTGGGACGAGGAAGAGCGAGAACAAAGCTCGCGAATGGGTCCTAGAGGTGCCACCCGGTTCAAGTGGCTCACTCTCAAATCCACCGGCCCGGGTCAATCTTCTGGCAGGAACATGGCCAACTTCCGATGCTCCGAGCGAACCAAGTGTCTTCGCGCCATGCTCACCCGGTCCGGGTGTAAAGCGGCCAAGAACAGGGCTGACCAAAGAGGCCAAGCGGGCCAGGTTGTCCAGGGACCACACCCACTCGGACTTGGTGAAGATGTGCTTAGTGTTCGAAAAAGACTAAGATTCCTATGTGAGCATCTCCTTTGTGAgattttatctaattattaCTTTGTAGGTTGTTTGTTTCGTTCGAGATCtatcaagtagaggtatgcacCTATGGTTTGTGTTTGTATAGGGTAGTAGAGCCAATGGAGTGCTTGCCTTGTTGAAAATAGCCTAAGGTTGCCTTTATCTTTTTTGTGGAAGGTCTTAGGTCCCAAGAAGGGGATCCTCCCTCAATACACcttcttcattttctaatCCCTCATCAAATTCTCTTGGTGTAGTTTTTGTGGCTAGATccatccaattttttttatttatgctaAAATTGAAGATCAAACACTATTTGGAGCATATCTTGAGAAGATTGATGGATTAATTTATGAGCATTTGTATCAAGAAGTACTAGTGTATGTTAAACTAATTGCTATTTAAAATAAACGGTAAGCAATAGTTTACTATCCTCAGACTCTCGATGTGGGATGAGTTTGTACTTAACAAACCTCCCCCTCAAACCAGATCACATCGAGAACAGACATACGCAGTACTATCCTCAGACTCCCAATGTGGGATAGGTTTGTACTCAACACCCCATCATGCGGGATGAGTTTATACTCAACAATCATAATAGTAACGTATTAGTGATTTGAAAtctcacaatttttttatattcttttagtCATTTTTAATAGAGAATTTCATGatgaaattcaattaatataataaaaaaatgaatcaaatactactagtatactacattctaaaataaaacatagtagtttcaaaattaaatttattgaatcaGTTGCAATTCTGAGCTGGTACATGCTGTTGCAACACTCTTAATTTATCCGAATTATGAGCGTTGATGCTTTCGTTCATTCAATTTTGTGTTtctgtatttattttggttgggGAAGTATGTGTGTGCTAGGGTCATTTGCTGCAtcagttttaacttttatgcATAATGTGTTGGGAAAAAGGCATAAGATTCTAGGATTAGCAATCTTTGACCACTTTATAGCATTTggaaattatttcatttaagaGCGTTATGATTTGTAACTGTTGGTGGATCTTTCTAGGTAGGAAGAGTTTTATTTGTGAGctgccttttttttaaatgtgttgTTGAATTGGAAATATGTGGGCTGTTTTTCTTATCTCAGGGCCAAAGGGTGCAGTACTATACACTTACAAGAGCTGAGAGAGAGATAGCACTCTCTTCTCTATGATCTTTTTCAGCCCAAGCTGCTGCTCAAATCATTGAACTTGAGATATTTGGTATCAACCAAGCATCAAAATTTAACAGATCTGAGAGCAATTCTTTAGGAAGTAAGGAGGTTGcgcaaaagaggaaatgtgtGAGCATCCGTCGAAAATATAATGCCTTACGGTTTTTTTTTAACCCAATACTCATGAATTCAGTGAGCAGAGTAGTGATTTTCAGAAACAAGTTATGCAAGATGGTGCGCGTTTGGATAAGAGATATTTATATGGCGTCACGTGCAACTAACACATCCGGAGGCTATGGACTTGATGGAAATGATATTTGAGAggttgatataaaaaacataaaaagttGAATGGATGAGAAACCTCACAGTTGTTCTGTTGGATTTGAAGGTAGACAACAATTCAACCCCTCAAATTCAGATGGCATTGGAGAAGAAGGTAGACCGGATTGCTAAAGATACAATCCAGCATGATGTTGAGGATAAAGAAATTAGCTCAACTGTATATCCAGGTGAAACGAGGATGAGATGTTGGAGAATGTTGATGAAAAATATGCAGGCTGTACTGATCATTCTACCTAAGATGGCCAAGAAGATGATACAGCAAAACCTGAACCTGAGTCTGGGATAGTTACAGAAGTTGTTCCGTCGACTGATCCTACTTCAATATGTCCTTTGTTCACAGAGAGCCTCCAAGTTAGAGGTTGATGCACCTTCAAAGtcaatttcgattttttattttactggACTCGGTGGTGGTAAGATCTGCTGCACACTGAACACCGAGGACTCAGTGCGGGTAATAATGGTAGTAATTTGAAGAAAAGTGATTGAACATTTCGTTTGATGGCCAAATACTGAACAGGGAATGCATCAACTATGCATTAATACCTGTTAACTTTCCTGCATTCttgaaaattatactagtatttctcTATTCAGAGCAAGTGCTTCATTCAAATCATAAGTTTCCAATTTTATAACAGTCTTGATGATTTATCTGTTCTCGATAAAAAGTACAATAACTAGGCATCTGTGATCTAATATTCCACGTGAAACCATGAATTCCTGGAACAAGTGGCATGTTgcgaatatttttattgtataaatCTTCTGCTGGTCTTTGTGTCGTATGATCACAATATTATCTTGTCTTTGGGCCTTATAGTACTATGCACACCATCTTTTGGCAGTACTGTTCCTTGATTGTTGTAATTTTTCTAATCACACACGTGTATTTCTTTGTGCCTTACGCGCTGGTAAAAGTTAGTTGTTGATTTTTGGcctatgaatttttttcagGTGTTACTTGTAAGATCAACCGGTGATATTGTGATCTGAATAAAATCTCTAGGCGGCAGGTATGGTTATACAACTTTGTGCTCGATAAGTTTTTCCGACAGTGTAAAGAATGAAAATGGTACTAAGGGCCTTACTTTGGAAAGTAGTAGGGGCATGTCTAGGATAAGCATGTATGTGAGACCGTTATAGGGCCGGGTTACATATGTTGTTTACAATAAATAGGAACCTTAACTATCACATTCATTTGGATCCACTCAGGCTATCATCAAAATGGAGGCAGATGGATCATTCTTATTAAAAAACTTAGGCAAGAGTTCAGTATTGGTGAATGGCATTGCAGTAGCTTGTGGACAGTTGTTGAGCCTTAGTACAAGTTGTTTGATTGAGGTAATCTATCAAGTTGTATTTGCCAAACGTATATATTTAGAGCTCAATTAGTTTGCTCTGTATAtataattcttgaaattttttaaatttgtaggTAAGGGGGATGAGTTTTGTGTTTGAGATCAACCAAGATTACGCAAGGAAGAACTTgcataaataactaaatattgCCTGAAAAATGAAGGAAAGACGGGCAAATCTGTTTGGTCGGCCGAGGACGAATCATGAGCAAAAAAATTGCTCCTCTACACAATGTTAGTGTAGATATACCGTTTTTAGAGCTCGTCCAAATCTAACCTCGTTCCACACACACGGTCTCTGTGTTGTATACTTTCTTAATGCAATTTAGGAATTAATGAGGTTGTTACACGCTTCTTTGCCACTTTTAGGCTTTAGCCATGATTTTTACgtgaagaaaatggaataTAGGACATAGGaaatgttggatattttagtgtaattgggttaacttgattgatcagtATTATCATAATGATACATAAGTATGGAAGTGCAAAGTGCActcttatttgaattcattatgatggacgggggtccgggggcagTGCCCCCGGGTAGtggggtccaaggggcagagcccCTAGCTGGGGTCGAGATCAgcttggaaattttttatttccaacgaaGTTGCTGTGTAAGAAATTCATCCGGaaatgtaatttctgaaagtcaaaggactaatttgcaatttaggaaccttttgaaaattagttattttcgatttttcccCCAACAGATGCACTGGTTCATCTTCGTCTTAATCTGATCGATTCTTTTGGTTCTATATATTTCTCGAACATCAACATACAGAAGCTCTGATTTCTCTTAATTGTAtccgatcaaatattttggtagaaccaccgaaattgatttgatctgaaagtgattTATCATGACTTTCAGATTATCCATTTTTgttcaatattcaaaatctCCCTAACAGGAAATGCtatctttttaaaaactatGGCCATGTATGGACTATGGTGCTGAATATGAAGAATATATTCTGATTcttagaaaggaaaaagaatgagttattttttcctcttttttagTGAGGAAGCAACATATTTTGGAGGATGCATCTCGGAAGAGGAATTTGATGTGCTCTCTTTGCTTCTTTAGTTATGTGACAATTATTATTCCTAGATTCCAccaattgtttgttttatgaaGTAAAAACTAAGTAAAGTAAGGATGACTGATTACATAGACATAAATTTGGTGGTGTGGTCCATGGTGGAAAtctaacaaaaatatgtgGCAGTTACTTAAATGTTGGGCTAAtcattagataaaaaaatctttGGATTTTGACCTTATGTGTGACAATTTGTTACCGCattggagtatattattttgacCTTATTTATATCGCTTGCTATGGTGAAATATGTAATAGAAAGTAGAGGTTAATTCAAGAAATATAAGAATAAGGTATTATTGGTTTCCATCACCTAATGCTTAGCTGCAAAGTGCTGTAGTTAGTTAGGGTAGATGTTAGCATCTTAGAATGATTAAGGCATCCCTAATCATTGATTAGATTAGTTAACTCTTTGCATATTATTACTTGAGAATATTATCTTTTCCAAATCTTGTGCTGGTGGGAGCTCCCTTTGTTGGGAAAAGAAGTGTCTATaccaattcaaaatttgttcctagtaattttaataatctaTATACCGTATTACCCATCTCTTGTTTTATAGTATTACTATCTCTGAAAATGGgtcattgattatttttataatattcatGGTGCAATACATCGAGGATGACATACTATATGTGTGGAAGGTgcatgttaatttatttaagatttaaatattGACATCCATGCACTTTGGTTTTATTCTTACACACCTAGTTTGATAATTTATCGTTGCTTCATGTGAAAGCtatattgaatttcatatCTGTTGACGTGGCTATTTGAGTACTGTATAATGTGCAGGGTAGtgataaatatagtactccatataactgtactttgtaataatattttataccaaaataattaataaatattagtaattagtttaaaataaattacatgaGTAAcagttttagaaaatattaaaattttaaattaaatatctacatatctaagaaaaaaagaattttttattgaataattattttgaaacaaGTTTGAATCATATGGCAATTTGTCATAAATTCtccatatcatattttttatagctattgaatagtagtactaatatactTAACTAACAAAACTAaatttagttcatttgaattttaaatttagaagtattatactccttcattcccaagatattagacccaTATACCATTTTGGTGCGTCCCAACATATGTCattctatttatgataaaaaaaaaattactttattatcaactccacttacaccacaaaataacattttttaaattcatgtgCCCAAAAAAAAGGAGTCTAATATTTTAGGACGAGGGAGTACTGTATAAGTACAAGGAGGGAGTACTGTATAAGTACAATTAtctttgtttaattaaaaatagaatagtgTGGAGTGAGGACAAAACTGAATTAAACCATTGGGACAACATACTAATCAAGATTGAGTAAGAAGCtcagtgttattttgtgtatagatGCATTGATCCAAAATGATTCTCGATTCTCATAAAAACAGAGTTACAAATAAACTCTTTTATGAaccattttaaaaaactaaaaacgaAGAATCATttgaaacattaaaaaatgcagtGCAAATGTAAAGACGTGATATATTAAGTTTTATGGAAATATCTCTACCCATATCTCGTAAAAGCTTATTACTCCACTACTATCATTATTTTGCAGCTTAGTTAATCCAGAATTTTCATGGATTTTGGTGTCCTGCCCTCCATAATCATGAAAAGTGACATCATACTACATTCATCAAACATTAACAAATTCCTATGATTATTACATTCATATCTATAAATCTGAATCTATCACCATTcgctcctctctctctctaaaaatcaTCACTCCCATTTCTGTCATCTCTTTCTCCTCCcccaagaaaaaggaaaaaaatggcAGCAACATCACCTCTCCCTCTCTTCCTcgctctctctcttcttctctccctCGCAATGCACGCCAGCTCCACCACCCACTGGCAAGACGTACAAGCCCTGAAGCAGCTCAAACGTACAATCTCCCCTTCCTCCATCCCCCCTTCCTCCTGCCTCTCCTCCTGGGACTTCTCCGCCGACCCCTGCGACTCCCTCTTCTCCGACAAATTCACCTGCGGCCTCCGCTGCGACACCACCACCAATTCCACCTCCCGCGTCACCGACCTCTCCCTCGACCCCGCCGGCTACTCCGCccccctctcctccatccccTTCTCCTCCCTCCCCTTCCTCCAAACCCTAGACCTCTCCTCCAACAACTTCTCCGGCCCCATCCCCTCCTCCCTCTCCCTCCTCCCccgcctccgcctccaccTCAAAGTCCCGCAACTCCCTCTCCGGCCCCCCCCTCCCTCCTCCCTCTCCCTCCCCCTCCTCCAACAACTCTACCTCGACAACAATTTCCTCACCGATTCACTCCCCCTTCTCAATTTCCCCAATTTAAAACGCCTCGAGTTCCAATCCAACCAACTCACCGGTTCCTTCCCCGACCTAACTCGCCTCCCAAACCTCAATTTCCTCGACGCCAGCGACAATTCCCTCTCCGGCGCCCTCCCCCCCTCCCTCCCGCCCTCCCTCGTGGAGCTCGTCGCGCGGAACAACCAAATCGAAGGCGAAATTCCACTATTCACGGCACCAAGTTTACAAGTGCTGGACCTCAGCCACAACAAACTCACCGGGTCAGTCCCAGCGAGTTTGTTCAGTCACCCAAATCTAGAGCAACTAACTCTCTCCTTTAACCAACTCGACTCGGTTCAAATACCCGCCGGTTCGGGTCTGACCAGCCCGCTCATATCCGTTGACTTGAGTAATAACCGGTTGCGCGGGTTTCTACCCGGGTTCATGGGCCTTATGCCCCGGCTCTCGGCCCTCTCTATGGAGAATAACGAGCTAACCGGCCCGATCCCGGTCGAATACGCTATGAAAGTATTGAGCTCGGGCATCGGGTCG is a window from the Salvia hispanica cultivar TCC Black 2014 chromosome 1, UniMelb_Shisp_WGS_1.0, whole genome shotgun sequence genome containing:
- the LOC125205816 gene encoding leucine-rich repeat receptor-like serine/threonine-protein kinase SKM1; this encodes MAATSPLPLFLALSLLLSLAMHASSTTHWQDVQALKQLKRTISPSSIPPSSCLSSWDFSADPCDSLFSDKFTCGLRCDTTTNSTSRVTDLSLDPAGYSAPLSSIPFSSLPFLQTLDLSSNNFSGPIPSSLSLLPRLRLHLKVPQLPLRPPPPSSLSLPLLQQLYLDNNFLTDSLPLLNFPNLKRLEFQSNQLTGSFPDLTRLPNLNFLDASDNSLSGALPPSLPPSLVELVARNNQIEGEIPLFTAPSLQVLDLSHNKLTGSVPASLFSHPNLEQLTLSFNQLDSVQIPAGSGLTSPLISVDLSNNRLRGFLPGFMGLMPRLSALSMENNELTGPIPVEYAMKVLSSGIGSAQLQRLLLGGNYLFGAIPGGFLDLEAGSLTVRLGDNCLYRCPVRFFFCEGGVQKSTHQCKAFNGP